A stretch of Castanea sativa cultivar Marrone di Chiusa Pesio chromosome 2, ASM4071231v1 DNA encodes these proteins:
- the LOC142623787 gene encoding uncharacterized protein LOC142623787, with protein sequence MFYHFYKTIVNGGKHISRSPPPINKLGFLQNPSLSLSLSLKHYSSTTTKNQQPFSVSYLINTLGFSQEAAVSASRYVHFETPEKAESVVSFFKNHGFSQTQISKLVRRFPSVLSSDPDKTLLPKIEFFSSKGIPSPDLAKIFSGHPFLFQSSLEKQIIPSFDFYKNLLQSEAKTLEAIKRFPGILQRNIETCVAPNINIFRENGVSESNIITLLQCQPNAFTINPVRFREIVEEVKERGFNPSRLKFALAVFTLRAMSKSTWERKVDVYKKWGWSEDEISLAFRRHQWCMMASEDKIMRVMDFYVNNMGMESSLLIKNPELVNFSLEKRLIPRGLVFQVLLSKGLVKKDFKMHTLFKCPEKTFLQKFVMPHKEEASELSKLYKEKLASSK encoded by the coding sequence aTGTTTTATCATTTCTACAAAACCATTGTAAATGGTGGGAAACACATTAGTAGATCTCCACCACCAATAAATAAACTGGGTTTTCTTCAAAACccatctttatctttatctttatctttgaAACACTACAGCTCGACCACTACAAAAAATCAACAACCATTTTCAGTCTCATACCTTATAAACACACTTGGGTTCTCACAAGAAGCTGCTGTATCAGCTTCCAGATATGTTCATTTCGAAACCCCAGAGAAAGCAGAATCTGTGGTTAGTTTTTTCAAGAACCATGGATTCTCTCAAACCCAGATCTCGAAACTCGTTAGAAGATTCCCATCAGTGCTATCATCTGATCCTGACAAAACCCTTTTGCCCAAAATTGAATTCTTTTCCTCTAAAGGCATTCCTAGCCCTGACCTCGCAAAAATATTCTCTGGgcacccttttctttttcaatcgAGCTTAGAGAAACAAATTATCCCTTCctttgatttttataaaaacttgcTTCAATCTGAGGCTAAGACCCTTGAAGCTATAAAACGATTTCCGGGTATTCTTCAACGAAATATTGAAACTTGTGTGGCAcccaatattaatatatttcgAGAGAATGGAGTGTCTGAGTCGAATATTATTACTCTACTTCAATGCCAGCCTAATGCATTTACCATCAACCCGGTTCGGTTTAGAGAGATTGTGGAGGAAGTAAAGGAAAGGGGATTCAATCCTTCAAGGCTGAAGTTTGCTCTGGCAGTATTTACATTGCGGGCTATGAGCAAATCAACATGGGAAAGGAAGGTCGATGTTTATAAGAAATGGGGTTGGTCTGAAGATGAGATTTCTTTGGCATTTAGAAGGCACCAGTGGTGTATGATGGCGTCTGAGGATAAGATTATGAGGGTAATGGATTTTTATGTCAACAATATGGGTATGGAGTCGTCCCTCCTTATCAAAAACCCTGAACTTGTTAATTTCAGCTTGGAAAAGCGATTGATTCCTAGGGGTTTGGTTTTTCAAGTTTTGCTATCAAAAGGTTTGGTGAAGAAGGATTTCAAAATGCACACATTGTTTAAGTGTCCTGAAAAGACATTTCTGCAGAAGTTTGTTATGCCTCATAAGGAGGAAGCTTCTGAGCTGTCAAAGTTATACAAGGAAAAATTGGCGTCTTCGAAATGA
- the LOC142624004 gene encoding uncharacterized protein LOC142624004, which translates to MINPLNPSVTRREGFCFLPSQIHRCLVESKNSLKYKILPPKNRLGSSLTHSLNFQSSKPMFYYFCKTIPNGKLTVRALPPIHRLGFEQNSSLSLKYISSTTSSEQPFAVSYLIKTLGFSPEAALSASKYVHFETPEKADIVVSFFKNHGFSQTQITNLVRRLPSVLVSDPDKTLLPKIDFFSSKGIPSPDLAKLFSGYPALLKTSLEKQIIPSFDFLKKLLQSEAKTIESIKRFMGVLKCNVETLVAPNINTLRENGVPESNIVTLLQNQPRAFVVNPVRFRETVEEVKEMGFNPSRWKFALAVFALRAMSKSTWERKVDVYKKWGLSEKDIFLAFGRHPWCMMASEDKIMQVMDFLFNKMGMDSSLFVKRPGLVSLSLEKRLIPRGFVFQGLLSKGLVKKDFNMYLLFECPERTFVQKYIMPHKEEASELLKLYKEKMDSAK; encoded by the coding sequence ATGATAAATCCATTAAACCCCTCTGTAACCAGACGCgagggtttttgttttcttccttcCCAAATCCACCGGTGCCTGGTGGAGTCCAAAAATTCGCTGAAGTACAAGATTTTACCTCCGAAGAATAGGTTAGGttcctctctcactcactcctTGAATTTTCAATCTTCTAAACCcatgttttattatttctgCAAAACCATTCCAAATGGTAAACTCACCGTCAGAGCTCTACCACCAATTCACAGACTGGGTTTTGAACAAAACTCATCTTTATCTTTGAAATACATTTCAAGCACTACATCAAGCGAACAACCATTTGCTGTCTCATACCTCATAAAAACACTTGGGTTCTCACCAGAAGCTGCTCTATCAGCTTCCAAATATGTTCATTTCGAAACCCCAGAAAAAGCTGATATTGTGGTTAGTTTTTTTAAGAACCATGGGTTCTCTCAAACCCAGATCACAAACCTCGTTAGAAGACTCCCATCAGTGCTTGTATCTGATCCTGACAAAACCCTTTtgcccaaaattgatttcttttcctCTAAAGGCATTCCAAGCCCTGACCTTGCAAAACTGTTTTCTGGGTATCCTGCTCTTTTAAAAACAAGCTTAGAGAAACAGATTATCCCTTCTTTCgatttccttaaaaaattgcTTCAGTCTGAGGCTAAGACCATTGAATCAATAAAACGATTTATGGGTGTGCTAAAATGTAATGTTGAAACTCTTGTGGCACCAAATATTAATACATTGAGAGAGAATGGAGTGCCTGAGTCGAATATTGTCACTCTACTTCAAAACCAGCCTAGAGCATTCGTGGTCAATCCAGTTCGGTTTAGAGAGACTGTGGAGGAAGTAAAAGAAATGGGATTCAATCCTTCCAGGTGGAAGTTTGCTCTGGCAGTATTTGCATTGCGGGCTATGAGCAAATCAACATGGGAAAGAAAGGTTGATGTTTATAAGAAATGGGGTTTGTCTGAGAAGgatatttttttggcatttggAAGGCATCCGTGGTGTATGATGGCGTCTGAGGATAAGATTATGCAGGTAATGGATTTTCTTTTCAACAAGATGGGTATGGATTCTTCCCTCTTTGTCAAACGCCCAGGACTTGTTTCTTTGAGCTTGGAAAAGCGGTTGATTCCTAGGGGTTTTGTTTTTCAAGGTTTGTTATCAAAAGGTTTGGTGAAGAAGGACTTCAATATGTATCTGTTGTTTGAGTGTCCTGAAAGGACATTTGTGCAGAAGTATATTATGCCTCATAAGGAGGAAGCTTCTGAGCTGTTGAAGCTATACAAGGAAAAAATGGATTCTGCAAAATGA